From one Streptomyces sp. NBC_01478 genomic stretch:
- a CDS encoding MBL fold metallo-hydrolase yields the protein MRTLSLGHASTDRIEEHTLPVSLTLLTGDAALIARHVDPLPSGFLDRATMNFQFSNHSWVLRVDGRTVLVDPCTGNGRTGRGLYFDGLDVPYLDRLAAAGVTPEAVDVVFCTHLHHDHCGWNTRWSEGSWVPTFPNADYVFAEEEYRRWDTAGPTHTNDFNPNVFDECVRPVAEAGLAKVVPLPYAISPSLTVEHAPGHTLGHAVLGLDSGGVRAYFTGDAFHHPVQLTRPELHLPGCDDLDTAVATRRALVQRALDEDAFVFPAHFPAPHYGRLALDGDEVCFLPGGAADTTGDDQQPSVTAELQPSKEQA from the coding sequence ATGCGGACACTCAGCCTGGGCCACGCGTCGACAGACCGGATCGAGGAGCACACCCTCCCGGTCTCCCTCACCCTCCTGACCGGCGACGCGGCCCTCATCGCGCGCCACGTGGACCCGCTGCCCAGCGGGTTCCTGGACCGGGCCACGATGAACTTCCAGTTCTCCAACCACAGTTGGGTGCTGCGGGTCGACGGCCGCACGGTGCTGGTCGACCCGTGCACCGGCAACGGCCGTACGGGCAGGGGGCTTTACTTCGATGGGCTGGACGTGCCCTATCTGGACCGGCTCGCGGCCGCGGGTGTGACGCCCGAGGCGGTCGACGTCGTCTTCTGCACCCACCTCCACCACGACCACTGCGGCTGGAACACCCGCTGGAGCGAGGGGAGTTGGGTGCCGACCTTCCCCAACGCAGACTACGTGTTCGCGGAGGAGGAGTACCGGCGGTGGGACACGGCCGGGCCGACGCACACCAACGACTTCAACCCCAACGTGTTCGACGAGTGCGTGCGTCCGGTGGCCGAGGCGGGCCTGGCCAAGGTCGTCCCGCTGCCGTACGCGATCTCGCCGAGCCTGACCGTCGAGCACGCACCGGGACACACGCTGGGGCACGCGGTGCTGGGGCTCGACTCCGGTGGCGTACGGGCGTACTTCACCGGAGACGCCTTCCACCACCCGGTCCAGTTGACCCGTCCCGAACTGCATCTGCCGGGCTGCGACGACCTGGACACGGCCGTCGCCACCCGGCGCGCACTCGTCCAACGGGCGCTCGACGAGGACGCGTTCGTCTTCCCCGCCCACTTTCCCGCACCGCACTACGGCCGACTCGCGCTCGACGGCGACGAGGTCTGTTTCCTGCCCGGCGGTGCGGCCGACACCACGGGCGACGATCAACAGCCGTCCGTGACCGCAGAGTTGCAGCCTTCAAAGGAGCAGGCATGA
- a CDS encoding SDR family oxidoreductase, which produces MHEIGTSKRPDWSLAVVIGAGGLGTAVARRLGQQHRLLVVDIDKDRADGVAHRLRDEGADAEPVQCDITRPESVQELAEEVGRRGGFAALAHVAGLSPSAADFESIVRVNLTGAALVTRALLPFAAPGAAAILISSLAAHTVTPSAAVEAVLRDPHEAGTASRLKEALDAEQRTSAMAYHLSKYGLLSLCRREAAAWGARGARIVSLSPGLIATPMGAFEFEHSPVKRELYARTPLAREGTMIEIAGVVAFLASDQASFISGTDLLVDGGLAGTLRAD; this is translated from the coding sequence ATGCACGAGATCGGCACGAGTAAGCGCCCGGACTGGAGTCTCGCCGTGGTGATCGGGGCCGGTGGCCTCGGTACGGCGGTGGCGCGACGGCTCGGGCAGCAGCACCGGCTGCTCGTCGTGGACATCGACAAGGACAGGGCGGACGGGGTCGCGCACCGGCTGCGCGACGAGGGAGCCGACGCCGAGCCGGTGCAGTGCGACATCACCCGGCCGGAGTCGGTACAGGAACTCGCCGAGGAGGTGGGACGGCGCGGCGGGTTCGCCGCGCTCGCGCACGTCGCCGGACTCTCCCCGTCCGCCGCCGACTTCGAGAGCATCGTGCGGGTCAACCTCACCGGAGCCGCCCTCGTCACCCGCGCGCTGCTCCCCTTCGCGGCGCCCGGCGCGGCGGCGATCCTCATCTCCTCCCTCGCCGCGCACACCGTCACCCCGAGCGCCGCCGTCGAGGCCGTACTGCGCGACCCGCACGAGGCCGGAACGGCGAGCCGCCTCAAGGAGGCGCTCGACGCGGAGCAGCGCACCTCCGCGATGGCCTACCACCTCTCCAAGTACGGCCTGTTGTCCCTGTGCCGGCGTGAGGCGGCGGCGTGGGGAGCGCGGGGTGCGCGGATCGTCAGTCTCTCCCCGGGGCTCATCGCCACCCCCATGGGCGCCTTCGAGTTCGAGCACAGCCCGGTCAAACGCGAGCTCTACGCCAGGACCCCGCTCGCCCGCGAGGGCACGATGATCGAGATCGCCGGAGTCGTCGCGTTCCTCGCTTCCGACCAGGCGTCGTTTATCTCCGGCACCGACCTCCTGGTCGACGGCGGACTGGCCGGCACCTTGCGCGCCGACTGA
- a CDS encoding ABC transporter ATP-binding protein: protein MAGSGNAHLRGDSALLTVRDLVVEYATDAGVVQAVSGVSFDVLPGETLGIVGESGCGKSTTGRAVLRLDRATRGTIEFDGERIDQARDRRMRALRRDMQMVFQDPVASLNPRRKVRDVVEEGLVIGGVPAAERTERAATVLAQVGLDEGRFAELMPRQLSGGQAQRVAIARALALNPKLLICDEPVSALDVSVQAQTLNLIEDIKAAYDLTVVFIAHDLSVVRAVSDDVMVMYLGKVCEFGDADLVYERPAHPYTRALLDSVPLLDTDQGFAGPELDGDVPSPLAPPTGCRFRTRCPRAADQCAVSEPQVREVREGQYVACHFPLDNT, encoded by the coding sequence ATGGCCGGTAGCGGGAACGCCCATCTCCGCGGCGACAGCGCCCTGTTGACCGTACGGGACCTGGTCGTCGAGTACGCCACCGACGCCGGGGTCGTCCAGGCGGTGTCCGGGGTCAGCTTCGACGTCCTGCCGGGGGAGACCCTCGGCATCGTCGGCGAGTCGGGCTGCGGCAAGTCCACCACGGGCCGGGCCGTCCTGCGCCTGGATCGCGCGACCCGCGGCACGATCGAGTTCGACGGCGAGCGCATCGACCAGGCACGCGACCGGCGGATGCGCGCGCTGCGACGCGACATGCAGATGGTCTTCCAGGACCCGGTGGCCTCGCTCAACCCCCGCCGCAAGGTGCGGGACGTCGTGGAGGAAGGCCTGGTGATCGGCGGCGTACCGGCTGCCGAGCGCACCGAACGGGCCGCCACCGTACTGGCCCAAGTGGGCCTGGACGAAGGCCGGTTCGCCGAGCTGATGCCCCGTCAACTCTCCGGCGGGCAGGCGCAACGGGTGGCGATCGCCCGGGCCCTCGCCCTGAACCCGAAACTGCTGATCTGCGACGAACCGGTGTCGGCCCTCGACGTCTCCGTGCAGGCCCAGACACTCAACCTGATCGAGGACATCAAGGCCGCCTACGACCTGACCGTCGTGTTCATCGCCCATGACCTCAGCGTCGTCCGCGCGGTCAGCGACGACGTCATGGTCATGTACCTCGGCAAGGTCTGCGAGTTCGGCGACGCCGACCTGGTCTACGAGCGGCCCGCCCACCCCTACACCAGGGCTCTGCTCGACTCCGTACCCCTGCTCGATACCGACCAGGGCTTCGCCGGACCGGAGCTCGACGGAGACGTCCCGTCACCCCTGGCACCGCCGACGGGCTGCCGGTTCCGTACCCGGTGTCCGAGAGCGGCGGACCAGTGCGCGGTCAGCGAGCCGCAGGTACGTGAGGTGCGCGAGGGGCAGTACGTCGCATGCCATTTCCCGCTCGACAACACCTAG
- a CDS encoding glycoside hydrolase family 3 protein, translating to MAERGGEPNRRRLLKLMGATAAGAVAVPAGTGRRAQPRLVGRNVPFIRKDGLLFKDQSKDGRLHPYEDWRLPAEVRARDLVGRMTLAEKAGTMVHPLAGAATAYFLDEVPAGYPAVYKPIRPMIADRHITSLLSMFATETAVLVSQNNTLQEIAETGRLGIPLSLSTDPRNGFAALGGQSSPAGEFTKWPGTLGFAAIGDRDLVRAFADTARQEYRAVGFSIALSPQADLATEPRWNRINGTFGEDVDVVTDLTAQYIRGFQHGSGGIGPESVVCVVKHFAGHGAQVGGYDSHFLYGKYAAFPGHGFPAHVRPFRTAVHGARVGSVMTMYSIAQQVTLFGRPLEQVGAAFNRQLITDLLRRDIGFDGVVLTDWQVTDDPPTDPEDPVSGKPWGVETLTEEERFAKAIDAGADQFGGTSSTDRIVAAVQDGRVDERRIDASVFRILLQKFRQGLFEAPFADLDVAQRTVGNGTFRAAALRAQHRSVVLLQNRDRVLPLRAGSGTKVYGYGLSAAALTAYGLTPVADPARADLAVLLLQTPRSGLHLADLDYKDTNADYQAVLAVRAAGIPSVAAVQLDRPAILTDIRDKVTALVAHFGLSEEALLDVLTGRARPEGRLPFDLPATPASVVAQRPDLPYDLEQPLYRRGFRTPAW from the coding sequence GTGGCGGAGCGTGGAGGAGAGCCGAACAGACGCAGGCTGCTCAAGCTGATGGGTGCCACGGCCGCCGGTGCGGTGGCCGTCCCGGCGGGCACCGGGCGCCGGGCACAGCCACGGCTCGTCGGCAGGAACGTGCCCTTCATCAGGAAGGACGGCCTGCTCTTCAAGGACCAGAGCAAGGACGGCCGGCTGCACCCGTACGAGGATTGGCGGTTACCGGCCGAGGTCCGGGCCCGTGACCTGGTCGGCCGGATGACGCTCGCCGAGAAGGCCGGCACGATGGTCCACCCGCTCGCGGGCGCGGCCACCGCCTACTTCCTCGACGAGGTACCCGCCGGATACCCGGCCGTCTACAAGCCGATCCGCCCGATGATCGCCGACCGGCACATCACCTCGCTGCTCTCCATGTTCGCGACGGAGACGGCGGTCCTGGTGAGCCAGAACAACACGCTCCAGGAGATCGCGGAGACCGGACGCCTGGGGATCCCCCTCTCGCTCAGCACCGACCCGCGCAACGGCTTCGCCGCCCTCGGCGGCCAGAGCAGCCCCGCCGGCGAATTCACCAAGTGGCCGGGCACGTTGGGCTTCGCGGCCATCGGCGACCGCGACCTGGTGCGCGCGTTCGCCGACACCGCCCGGCAGGAGTACCGGGCCGTGGGCTTCTCGATCGCCCTCTCCCCGCAGGCCGACCTCGCCACGGAACCCCGCTGGAACCGGATCAACGGCACGTTCGGCGAGGACGTCGACGTCGTCACGGACCTCACCGCGCAGTACATCCGCGGCTTCCAGCACGGCTCCGGCGGTATCGGACCGGAGAGCGTCGTCTGCGTCGTCAAACACTTCGCCGGTCATGGAGCACAGGTCGGCGGCTACGACAGCCACTTCCTGTACGGGAAGTACGCGGCCTTCCCCGGCCACGGCTTCCCGGCCCATGTGCGGCCCTTCCGTACGGCCGTCCACGGCGCCAGGGTCGGCTCGGTCATGACGATGTACTCGATCGCCCAGCAGGTCACGCTCTTCGGCCGCCCCCTGGAGCAGGTCGGCGCCGCCTTCAACCGGCAGTTGATCACCGATCTGCTGCGCCGGGACATCGGTTTCGACGGCGTCGTCCTCACCGACTGGCAGGTGACCGACGACCCGCCCACCGACCCCGAGGACCCGGTGTCCGGCAAACCATGGGGAGTCGAGACCCTCACCGAGGAGGAGCGGTTCGCCAAGGCCATCGACGCCGGGGCCGACCAGTTCGGCGGTACGTCGAGCACGGACCGGATCGTCGCCGCGGTCCAGGACGGGCGGGTCGACGAGCGCCGTATCGACGCCTCGGTCTTCCGTATCCTGCTCCAGAAGTTCCGCCAGGGACTGTTCGAAGCCCCCTTCGCGGACTTGGACGTCGCCCAACGGACCGTAGGCAACGGCACGTTCAGGGCCGCGGCACTCCGGGCCCAGCACCGTTCTGTGGTGCTGCTCCAGAACCGAGACCGGGTTCTGCCCCTTAGAGCCGGGTCCGGCACGAAGGTCTACGGCTACGGACTCTCCGCCGCCGCGCTGACCGCCTACGGACTGACACCGGTGGCCGACCCCGCTCGGGCCGACCTCGCCGTCCTGCTGCTCCAGACCCCCAGATCGGGCCTCCATCTCGCCGACCTCGACTACAAGGACACCAACGCCGACTACCAGGCCGTGCTGGCGGTGCGGGCGGCCGGGATCCCCTCGGTCGCCGCCGTCCAGCTCGACCGGCCCGCGATCCTCACCGACATCCGCGACAAGGTGACCGCCCTCGTGGCGCACTTCGGCCTGTCCGAAGAAGCCCTCCTGGACGTCCTGACCGGCAGAGCCCGCCCCGAGGGCAGGCTCCCCTTCGACCTGCCGGCCACCCCGGCGTCGGTCGTCGCACAGCGGCCCGACCTGCCGTACGACCTGGAGCAGCCCCTCTACCGTCGTGGATTCCGTACCCCCGCCTGGTGA
- a CDS encoding ABC transporter ATP-binding protein, with protein MDQALGEAADRVEPILEVRDLRVHIGTPRGVVRAVDDVSLTIGHGQALAVVGESGSGKSVTAKAVMGMLPRGAGCSGHILFRGRDLLTLSPGELRKIWGTQIAMVLQDPGRSLNPVVRVERQLTEGMRRHLGVGRAEARGRAVDLLVEVGVPDPERRLRNYPHELSGGMRQRVMIAIALACEPDLVIADEPTTALDVTVQRQVLDLLRRIQRDRGTALMLISHDLAVVAGRTDRTAVMYAGRLAEVGATRTVFTTPRHRYTHALLEAVPTIDHQRHTPLRLIRGALPDPVAPPTGCRFGPRCTAVRTECGTPGPVMASVGRDHRVACCVPVPPPDLPPLTGDHDGR; from the coding sequence GTGGATCAAGCACTAGGCGAGGCGGCGGACCGGGTTGAGCCGATCCTCGAAGTCCGCGATCTGCGGGTCCACATCGGGACACCGCGCGGTGTCGTACGGGCCGTCGACGACGTCTCCCTCACGATCGGGCACGGACAGGCGCTGGCCGTCGTGGGGGAGTCGGGCTCCGGCAAGTCGGTGACGGCGAAGGCGGTCATGGGCATGCTGCCGAGAGGCGCGGGATGCAGTGGCCACATCCTCTTCCGTGGACGGGACTTGCTCACCCTGTCCCCGGGCGAGCTGCGGAAGATCTGGGGCACCCAGATCGCCATGGTGCTCCAGGACCCGGGGCGCTCCCTCAACCCGGTCGTCAGGGTGGAACGACAACTCACCGAAGGCATGCGACGGCACCTCGGCGTCGGGCGTGCGGAGGCGCGGGGCCGGGCCGTCGACCTCCTCGTGGAGGTGGGCGTACCCGACCCGGAGCGCCGACTGCGCAACTACCCGCACGAGTTGTCCGGCGGTATGCGCCAGCGCGTGATGATCGCCATCGCGCTGGCCTGCGAACCCGACCTGGTCATCGCGGACGAGCCGACGACGGCGTTGGACGTGACCGTGCAACGCCAGGTCCTCGACCTGTTGCGCCGCATCCAGCGGGACCGGGGGACGGCCCTCATGCTGATCAGCCACGACCTCGCCGTGGTGGCCGGCCGCACCGACCGCACCGCCGTGATGTACGCGGGCCGCCTCGCCGAGGTCGGGGCGACCCGGACGGTGTTCACGACACCACGCCACCGGTACACCCACGCCCTGCTGGAGGCGGTTCCCACCATCGACCACCAGCGCCACACCCCGTTGCGGCTGATCCGCGGTGCCCTGCCGGATCCCGTGGCACCGCCGACGGGCTGCCGCTTCGGACCGCGCTGCACGGCGGTGCGGACCGAGTGCGGTACCCCGGGGCCCGTCATGGCCTCCGTGGGCCGCGACCACCGGGTCGCGTGCTGCGTCCCGGTCCCGCCGCCCGACCTGCCGCCGCTGACGGGAGACCACGATGGCCGGTAG
- a CDS encoding ferredoxin, protein MKVVVDEDKCVAAGQCVAAAADVFDQRDEDGVVVLLTEHPPPEVADDVRTAAAVCPALAIRIQE, encoded by the coding sequence ATGAAGGTCGTCGTCGACGAGGACAAGTGCGTCGCCGCCGGGCAGTGCGTCGCCGCGGCGGCGGACGTGTTCGACCAGCGTGACGAGGACGGCGTCGTCGTCCTGCTGACCGAGCACCCGCCGCCGGAGGTGGCCGACGACGTCCGCACCGCGGCGGCCGTGTGCCCCGCGCTCGCGATCCGGATCCAGGAGTGA
- a CDS encoding AMP-binding protein yields the protein MTPEQRQHDLAVLRDRWYREGHYSSRTMAEALEDAGRRFPETRFVFASEATRTTLTLTDMLALGRRAATGLRRMGVGPGDVVAVQIPNRQELVVSYLGAWLIGAVVLPITHIYDSAEVGAILRDAGAKVLILPDTWRSIDFTARLSRLDPGPALKHVVMIGDRPAQDTVPWAQLLAGEGEIRPPEGVMADDVCAVIYTSGTTGVPKGVQHTHNSLLRELRKGDLMNETAPGDTRLIPWPSGHVAGLLAACCGITGGTDTVHMDRWHDAHAVELVEEFRCTITSGTPLHVEAILTAAEKHGRDISSLRFVQVGGANVPPALVARADDAGIVVARAYGSTEHPRCATSPLDAPASKRSLTDGVVRFGDEVRVVDEGLRELPAGEEGEVLTRGPSQFIGYRDPTHDASAFVPGGWFRTGDVGRLDVDGYLTITDRIKDIIIRGGENIASKEVEDILATHPRVRHAAVVAEPDPRYGERVAAFVVLDGGTLEIEEVRELFARHRVAPQKTPERVEVVTELPLAPSGKVRKYELRERLRVEAAETRP from the coding sequence ATGACACCCGAGCAGCGACAGCACGACCTCGCAGTGCTGCGCGACCGCTGGTACCGGGAGGGCCACTACTCCTCGCGCACCATGGCCGAGGCCCTGGAAGACGCGGGCCGGCGCTTCCCGGAGACGCGGTTCGTGTTCGCCTCGGAGGCGACCCGCACCACGCTCACCCTGACCGACATGCTCGCCCTCGGCCGCCGCGCGGCGACCGGACTGCGCCGGATGGGAGTGGGGCCCGGTGACGTGGTCGCCGTGCAGATCCCCAACCGGCAGGAACTCGTGGTGTCGTACCTCGGCGCCTGGCTGATCGGCGCCGTCGTGCTGCCCATCACTCACATCTACGACTCGGCCGAGGTCGGCGCCATCCTGCGCGACGCCGGCGCCAAGGTGCTGATCCTGCCCGACACTTGGCGCTCCATCGACTTCACCGCCCGCCTGTCCCGCCTCGACCCCGGGCCCGCCCTGAAGCACGTCGTGATGATCGGCGACCGGCCCGCTCAGGACACCGTCCCCTGGGCCCAACTCCTCGCGGGGGAAGGGGAGATACGGCCGCCCGAAGGCGTAATGGCGGACGACGTGTGCGCGGTGATCTACACCTCGGGGACGACCGGCGTGCCCAAGGGCGTGCAGCACACCCACAACTCGCTGCTGCGCGAACTGCGCAAGGGCGACCTGATGAACGAGACGGCACCGGGCGACACCCGGCTCATCCCCTGGCCCTCCGGCCATGTCGCGGGCCTGCTCGCCGCGTGCTGCGGGATCACCGGCGGCACGGACACCGTGCACATGGACCGCTGGCACGACGCGCACGCCGTGGAACTCGTCGAGGAGTTCCGCTGCACCATCACCAGCGGCACCCCGCTGCACGTCGAGGCGATCCTCACGGCGGCCGAGAAGCACGGCCGGGACATCTCCAGCCTGCGCTTCGTTCAGGTCGGGGGCGCCAACGTGCCTCCCGCGCTGGTCGCCAGGGCCGACGACGCCGGCATCGTCGTGGCCCGTGCCTACGGCAGCACCGAGCATCCGCGCTGTGCGACCTCCCCGCTGGACGCCCCCGCGTCGAAGCGGTCGCTGACGGACGGTGTCGTGCGCTTCGGCGACGAGGTGCGGGTCGTGGACGAGGGCCTGCGCGAGCTGCCGGCGGGGGAGGAGGGCGAGGTCCTGACCCGGGGCCCGAGCCAGTTCATCGGCTACCGCGACCCTACCCACGACGCCTCGGCGTTCGTGCCCGGCGGCTGGTTCCGCACCGGCGATGTCGGACGTCTCGACGTGGACGGCTACTTGACCATCACCGACCGCATCAAGGACATCATCATCCGGGGCGGCGAGAACATCGCCTCCAAGGAGGTCGAGGACATCCTCGCCACCCATCCCCGGGTGCGCCACGCGGCGGTGGTCGCCGAGCCGGACCCGCGCTACGGCGAGCGCGTGGCCGCGTTCGTCGTCCTCGACGGCGGCACGCTGGAGATCGAAGAGGTCCGCGAACTGTTCGCCCGGCACCGGGTCGCCCCGCAGAAGACACCGGAACGCGTCGAGGTCGTGACGGAACTGCCGCTCGCCCCCTCCGGCAAGGTCCGCAAGTACGAACTGCGGGAACGGCTACGGGTCGAGGCCGCTGAGACCCGCCCTTGA
- a CDS encoding NADPH-dependent F420 reductase — translation MTKTLGLIGAGRIGGALARLALAAGLDVVVSNSRGPETLTDTVARWGEGARAATVADTAREADIVVATVPLGAHRRLPADALAGKTVLDTMNYYPERDGTVPELDSRELTSSELVQRHLQGARVVKACNNIDFLRLEILARPTGAADRSALPIAGDSHAAKEEAIRLLDALGYDTVDLGPLSESWRSEPNTAAYVQPYLPPRPTGLTADEDVMRWFLDCPGAPLPADRLTVLLRDAVRQSPADARERLG, via the coding sequence GTGACGAAGACCCTCGGACTCATCGGAGCCGGCCGGATCGGCGGGGCACTGGCCCGGCTGGCGCTCGCCGCCGGACTGGACGTGGTGGTGAGCAACTCCCGTGGCCCGGAGACCCTGACCGACACCGTGGCGCGGTGGGGAGAGGGCGCCAGAGCCGCCACCGTGGCGGACACGGCCCGGGAGGCCGACATCGTGGTGGCCACCGTCCCCCTGGGCGCCCATCGACGGCTTCCCGCCGACGCCCTGGCGGGGAAGACAGTGTTGGACACCATGAACTACTACCCCGAACGCGATGGCACCGTACCGGAGTTGGACTCCCGCGAACTGACCTCCAGCGAGCTGGTGCAACGCCACCTCCAGGGCGCGCGGGTGGTCAAGGCGTGCAACAACATCGACTTCCTCCGTCTGGAGATCCTGGCCCGGCCCACCGGCGCCGCCGACCGCAGCGCGCTGCCCATCGCCGGTGACAGCCATGCCGCCAAGGAAGAGGCGATCCGGCTGCTCGACGCCCTGGGCTACGACACCGTCGACCTCGGTCCCCTGTCGGAGAGTTGGCGCAGCGAGCCGAACACGGCGGCCTACGTCCAGCCGTACCTGCCCCCGCGGCCGACCGGCCTGACCGCGGACGAGGACGTCATGCGCTGGTTCCTGGACTGCCCCGGTGCCCCGCTGCCCGCAGACCGACTCACCGTTCTCCTGCGCGACGCCGTACGGCAGTCGCCCGCCGACGCGCGCGAACGCCTCGGCTGA
- a CDS encoding sialidase family protein, which yields MRAVHSPVHGRVRRAARVLGSGLIAAVVALPFLVTSAQASPAGHRGILEVDATPNTPDRVNGQPVVAVNPKHPNNLVYASTDHIVDGGTLVRVECYAAFSTNGGRTWTRTAWPVSDHPQCGDPYLAVDSKGIFYLAWNQLGCPGDPDGPITGTCDGVPNKLGVARSTDGGRTWSHAVDTPAVRAATPRLRVDTATDYVYAVGASPVGQPGPSAVTVSKDHGLTWTPVAELPDQPFGNQIAVHNGVLASATSEVVVGGVSVQPVNPVFEVSRDYGQTFTAYPVTDSHGVQVAPPSGDLVPDTRLLASDPIPWVTADPTRTDRFALLLPRGDNLEVYVTNNAGRTWTGPAVVAAPGASKPWIDFGPKGTLGIMWRHVAGGLVDTYSTVSFDGGRSFPRTVKVNRTSEPYTFLGSGGDEWSRILIHGKYAYVTWSDAREGGAVDGIVARVPLSRYH from the coding sequence ATGAGAGCAGTGCACAGTCCCGTCCACGGACGGGTGCGAAGAGCGGCGAGAGTCTTAGGCTCCGGCCTGATCGCCGCCGTGGTCGCGCTTCCGTTCCTGGTGACCAGCGCGCAGGCGAGTCCGGCGGGCCATCGCGGCATCCTGGAGGTCGATGCGACCCCCAACACGCCGGACCGGGTCAACGGTCAGCCGGTGGTCGCGGTCAACCCCAAGCATCCGAACAACCTCGTGTATGCGTCGACAGACCACATCGTCGACGGCGGCACGCTCGTCCGGGTGGAGTGCTACGCCGCGTTCTCGACCAACGGCGGCCGGACCTGGACCCGTACGGCCTGGCCGGTCAGTGATCATCCGCAGTGCGGCGACCCGTATCTGGCCGTCGACTCGAAGGGGATCTTCTACCTCGCCTGGAACCAACTGGGCTGCCCCGGCGACCCGGACGGACCGATCACCGGTACCTGCGACGGAGTGCCCAACAAGCTCGGGGTCGCCAGGTCGACCGACGGCGGACGCACCTGGTCGCACGCCGTCGACACCCCGGCCGTCCGCGCCGCCACGCCCCGGCTGCGGGTGGACACCGCCACCGACTACGTCTACGCGGTCGGCGCCAGCCCGGTCGGACAGCCCGGACCCTCGGCCGTCACGGTCAGCAAGGACCATGGTCTGACCTGGACGCCGGTCGCGGAACTCCCGGACCAGCCCTTCGGCAACCAGATCGCGGTGCACAACGGCGTGCTGGCCAGCGCGACGTCGGAGGTGGTCGTGGGCGGGGTCTCGGTCCAGCCCGTGAACCCCGTGTTCGAGGTGAGCCGCGACTACGGGCAGACCTTCACCGCGTACCCCGTCACCGACAGCCATGGAGTCCAGGTCGCACCGCCCTCGGGCGACCTCGTGCCGGACACCAGACTGCTGGCGTCGGACCCGATCCCCTGGGTCACCGCCGATCCCACCCGGACGGACCGGTTCGCGCTCCTGCTGCCCCGGGGCGACAACCTGGAGGTGTACGTCACGAACAACGCGGGCCGCACCTGGACCGGTCCGGCCGTGGTCGCGGCACCGGGCGCCTCGAAGCCCTGGATCGACTTCGGTCCGAAGGGAACGCTGGGCATCATGTGGCGGCACGTGGCGGGCGGGCTCGTCGACACCTACTCCACCGTCTCCTTCGACGGCGGGAGGAGCTTTCCCCGCACGGTGAAGGTCAACCGGACGAGCGAGCCGTACACCTTCCTCGGCAGTGGTGGTGACGAATGGTCGCGGATCCTCATCCACGGCAAGTACGCCTACGTCACCTGGTCCGACGCGCGTGAGGGCGGTGCCGTGGACGGCATCGTCGCCCGCGTTCCCCTGTCCCGCTACCACTGA
- a CDS encoding zinc-dependent alcohol dehydrogenase — protein sequence MKSAIYNGPLDITVTELETPTCGPRDVLLRNLHAGICGSDVSVYRHGPGAHQILKGEQFGHEVVSEIAEVGGEVTGLAVGDRVYPYPLLAKGDPHRAGCLGGFSEYILVPNCRVGEQVFKVGDRIPTPVAGLIEPFTVAHNAVRRCRPQRGEKAIVFGAGTIGIAAAVALKSFGASDVMVVDLSEFRLAKAAGLGFLTCNSAREDLRSRAGEEFGEVTSLMGTFPDVDIYVEAAGPDELFATIQSMAKAGARIGAVAVHPKPVAIDLVRLAYGQQTIVGPGGYRPEDVVDVMKIMESGEFDLASIITHTFELDRIIEAIETAGDRESALHVAIAY from the coding sequence ATGAAGTCCGCCATCTACAACGGGCCGCTCGACATCACCGTCACCGAGCTGGAGACCCCCACCTGCGGTCCGCGGGACGTGCTGCTTCGCAACCTGCACGCCGGCATCTGCGGCTCGGACGTGTCGGTCTACCGGCACGGTCCCGGCGCCCACCAGATCCTCAAGGGCGAGCAGTTCGGCCACGAGGTCGTCTCGGAGATCGCCGAGGTGGGCGGCGAGGTGACCGGCCTGGCGGTGGGCGACCGCGTCTATCCCTACCCCCTGCTGGCCAAGGGCGACCCGCACCGCGCCGGCTGCCTGGGCGGGTTCTCCGAGTACATCCTTGTTCCCAACTGCCGTGTCGGGGAGCAGGTGTTCAAGGTCGGCGACCGGATCCCGACGCCCGTCGCCGGACTCATCGAGCCCTTCACCGTGGCCCACAACGCCGTACGCCGCTGCCGTCCGCAACGCGGCGAGAAGGCGATCGTCTTCGGCGCGGGCACCATCGGGATCGCCGCGGCCGTCGCGCTGAAGAGCTTCGGCGCCTCGGACGTCATGGTGGTTGACCTCTCCGAGTTCCGGCTGGCGAAGGCCGCCGGACTCGGCTTCCTGACCTGCAACTCCGCGCGGGAGGACCTGCGTTCGCGCGCCGGTGAGGAGTTCGGCGAGGTGACGAGCCTGATGGGCACCTTCCCCGACGTCGACATCTACGTCGAGGCGGCGGGGCCCGACGAACTGTTCGCCACCATCCAGTCCATGGCCAAGGCCGGCGCGCGCATCGGCGCGGTCGCCGTCCACCCCAAGCCGGTCGCCATCGACCTGGTCCGGCTGGCCTACGGCCAGCAGACCATCGTCGGCCCCGGCGGGTACCGGCCCGAGGATGTCGTCGACGTCATGAAGATCATGGAGAGCGGAGAGTTCGACCTCGCCTCCATCATCACCCACACCTTCGAACTCGACCGGATCATCGAGGCGATCGAGACGGCGGGCGACCGCGAGTCCGCCCTCCATGTCGCGATCGCCTACTGA